A window of Amycolatopsis australiensis contains these coding sequences:
- a CDS encoding GntR family transcriptional regulator, with protein MSGQVRPARRRGLADEVADRIRDAVFDGVYPPGSQLRELELAEALGVSRGPVREALLKLEREGLVRGEWHRGTTVTALSEVDVAELDSLRAALERLAVELVIGRAPDLAAVDAAVGRMERAADAHEMVRADLEFHDAVYAAAGHRRLREVWEAIRSQVHLFLLTRIGVETEGYLAGIPAEHRQLADALRAGDRDAALELFATHRRLASDVLTGRPGLDQPAG; from the coding sequence ATGAGCGGGCAAGTGAGGCCGGCGCGGCGCCGCGGGCTGGCGGACGAAGTCGCCGACCGCATCCGCGACGCCGTCTTCGACGGGGTCTACCCGCCCGGCAGCCAGCTGCGCGAGCTGGAGCTGGCCGAGGCACTGGGGGTCAGCCGCGGGCCGGTGCGGGAGGCGCTGCTGAAGCTGGAACGCGAGGGCCTGGTGCGGGGCGAGTGGCACCGGGGCACCACGGTCACCGCACTGTCCGAAGTGGACGTCGCCGAGCTGGACAGCCTGCGGGCCGCGCTCGAACGGCTGGCCGTCGAGCTGGTGATCGGCCGGGCGCCCGATCTGGCGGCCGTCGACGCGGCGGTGGGGCGCATGGAGCGCGCGGCCGACGCGCACGAGATGGTCCGCGCCGACCTCGAATTCCACGACGCGGTCTACGCGGCGGCCGGCCACCGGCGGCTGCGGGAGGTGTGGGAAGCGATCCGTTCGCAGGTACACCTGTTCCTCCTGACCCGCATCGGCGTCGAAACCGAGGGCTACCTGGCGGGCATCCCGGCCGAGCACCGGCAGCTGGCCGACGCGCTGCGGGCCGGCGACCGCGACGCGGCCCTGGAGCTGTTCGCGACGCACCGACGGCTCGCGTCCGACGTCCTCACGGGTCGTCCTGGACTCGACCAGCCGGCCGGGTAG
- a CDS encoding adenylate/guanylate cyclase domain-containing protein, whose product MNSVRTTAGPFGSGLLGPLDQDAAALRRRVQRLLTAALIATNVIGALVVVGLAALLMPAPGMSGDLVRVTAIAVPAYVVSAVVVGTLWGTRGALRTLRWAADGRRPTDAERAASLRVPLRLTLVQAVLWGVATLLFGGLAALVQPAVVLTELLVVAFAAVVVCAIAYLFGEFSLRPYAARALAGTAPPRPPNGGVNLRMLLFWCLGTGVPVAGLVVTAVLAWVRGDVSTTKLAVSVIALGLVVLCFGLLVTVFTARAVVNPISSVRDALGRVRAGDFAVTIPVYDGTELGLLQAGFNDMAAGLAERERLRDLFGRHVGHEVAIEAMRTATELGGSVRTVSVLFVDLVGSTALAASRPPEEVVGLLNRFFAVVVDEVGRHHGLVNKFVGDAALAVFGAPAPLADHATCALAAARAITRRLAAEVPDGPAGLGVATGDAVAGNVGDPRRFEYTVIGDPVNEAARLTELAKTAPGRLLASWTAVEAASAAEAEQWKATEDVTLRGRSRPTTLAVPRPAGGA is encoded by the coding sequence GTGAACTCGGTGCGCACGACGGCAGGGCCGTTCGGCTCCGGGCTGCTCGGCCCGCTGGACCAGGACGCCGCCGCGTTGCGGCGGCGCGTCCAGCGGCTGCTGACCGCCGCCCTGATCGCCACCAACGTCATCGGCGCGCTCGTCGTCGTGGGGCTGGCCGCGCTGCTCATGCCCGCCCCCGGGATGTCGGGCGACCTCGTGCGCGTCACCGCGATCGCGGTGCCCGCCTACGTCGTCTCCGCGGTCGTCGTCGGGACGCTGTGGGGCACGCGCGGCGCGCTCCGGACGCTGCGCTGGGCCGCCGACGGCCGCCGGCCGACCGACGCCGAGCGGGCCGCCAGCCTGCGCGTGCCGCTGCGGCTCACCCTCGTGCAGGCCGTGCTGTGGGGTGTCGCGACGCTGCTGTTCGGCGGGCTGGCCGCGCTCGTGCAACCCGCCGTCGTGCTCACCGAGCTGCTCGTCGTCGCGTTCGCGGCGGTCGTCGTCTGCGCCATCGCGTACCTGTTCGGCGAGTTCTCGCTGCGGCCGTACGCGGCCCGGGCGCTCGCCGGCACCGCCCCGCCGCGTCCGCCCAACGGCGGTGTCAACCTGCGGATGCTGCTGTTCTGGTGCCTCGGCACCGGTGTCCCGGTGGCCGGGCTCGTGGTCACGGCGGTGCTGGCGTGGGTGCGCGGCGACGTCTCCACCACCAAGCTCGCCGTGTCGGTCATCGCGCTCGGCCTGGTCGTGCTGTGCTTCGGCCTGCTGGTCACGGTGTTCACCGCGCGCGCGGTGGTCAACCCGATCTCCTCGGTCCGGGACGCGCTGGGCCGCGTGCGGGCCGGCGACTTCGCCGTCACGATCCCGGTCTACGACGGCACCGAGCTGGGCCTGCTGCAGGCCGGGTTCAACGACATGGCGGCCGGGCTGGCCGAACGGGAACGGCTGCGCGACCTGTTCGGCAGGCACGTCGGCCACGAGGTCGCGATCGAGGCCATGCGGACGGCGACCGAGCTGGGTGGCTCGGTGCGCACGGTGTCGGTGCTGTTCGTCGACCTCGTCGGGTCGACGGCGCTGGCCGCGAGCCGTCCGCCCGAGGAGGTCGTCGGCCTGCTCAACCGGTTCTTCGCGGTGGTCGTCGACGAGGTCGGCCGGCACCACGGGCTGGTCAACAAGTTCGTCGGCGACGCCGCGCTGGCCGTCTTCGGCGCCCCGGCGCCGCTGGCGGACCACGCGACGTGCGCGCTGGCCGCCGCCCGCGCGATCACCCGGCGGCTGGCCGCCGAGGTGCCCGACGGCCCGGCGGGCCTCGGGGTCGCGACCGGCGACGCGGTCGCGGGCAACGTCGGCGACCCGCGCCGGTTCGAGTACACGGTGATCGGCGACCCGGTCAACGAAGCCGCCCGGCTGACCGAGCTGGCCAAGACCGCACCCGGCAGGCTCCTGGCCTCCTGGACGGCCGTCGAGGCCGCGTCGGCCGCGGAAGCGGAACAGTGGAAGGCCACCGAGGACGTGACGCTGCGCGGCCGCAGCCGCCCGACGACCCTGGCGGTCCCCCGCCCGGCGGGCGGCGCGTGA
- a CDS encoding zinc-dependent alcohol dehydrogenase, whose translation MSSTMRAFVLTGPRECSVREVPAPRAAVGEVVVDVERAGVCGTDVEFFTGEMAYLHQGHSAYPMRLGHEWAGTVSAVGAGVDPAWLGRRVMGDTMLGDRTCRRCRKGHQHTCENRQEVGIRGGRPGALAEQLAVPAWSLHALPAEVDAVLGALVEPGGNALRAARATGAGPGDRALVLGPGTIGLLTAMFLRAAGAEVHLMGVGDGSFARSLGFEHVWTRETLPDLPFDAVVDATGAAEAPALAVDLVEPAGRVVGIGLAGRPSLLDTRALVLKDVTAVGVLSASPGLADTIAAYGSGAVDPRPLVAATVGLDEVGAVLAGQYRAGPGPKIHIDPRKP comes from the coding sequence ATGTCTTCCACCATGCGGGCCTTCGTGCTCACCGGACCGCGGGAGTGTTCCGTGCGGGAGGTCCCGGCGCCGCGGGCGGCGGTGGGGGAGGTCGTCGTCGATGTCGAACGCGCCGGGGTCTGCGGGACCGACGTCGAGTTCTTCACCGGCGAGATGGCCTACCTGCACCAAGGGCACTCCGCCTACCCGATGCGGCTCGGGCACGAGTGGGCGGGCACCGTCTCCGCCGTCGGGGCCGGCGTGGACCCCGCCTGGCTCGGTCGCCGCGTCATGGGCGACACCATGCTCGGGGACCGGACCTGCCGCCGCTGCCGGAAAGGCCACCAGCACACCTGCGAGAACCGGCAGGAGGTCGGCATCCGCGGCGGGCGGCCCGGCGCGCTGGCCGAGCAGCTCGCCGTTCCCGCGTGGTCGCTGCACGCGCTGCCCGCCGAGGTGGACGCGGTGCTCGGCGCCCTCGTGGAGCCGGGCGGCAACGCCCTGCGCGCGGCGCGGGCCACCGGTGCCGGACCGGGTGACCGGGCCCTCGTCCTCGGCCCCGGGACGATCGGGTTGCTGACCGCGATGTTCCTGCGCGCCGCGGGCGCCGAAGTCCACCTCATGGGCGTCGGCGACGGCAGCTTCGCCCGCAGCCTCGGCTTCGAGCACGTGTGGACCCGCGAGACGCTCCCGGACCTGCCGTTCGACGCCGTCGTCGACGCCACCGGCGCCGCCGAGGCTCCCGCGCTGGCCGTGGACCTCGTCGAGCCGGCCGGGCGGGTCGTCGGCATCGGGCTCGCCGGCCGTCCCAGCCTGCTCGACACGCGCGCGCTGGTGCTGAAGGACGTCACCGCGGTCGGCGTGCTGTCGGCGTCCCCGGGGCTGGCCGACACGATCGCCGCCTACGGCAGCGGGGCCGTCGACCCCCGGCCGCTGGTCGCGGCGACGGTCGGGCTCGACGAGGTCGGCGCCGTGCTCGCCGGGCAGTACCGCGCCGGGCCGGGGCCGAAGATCCACATCGACCCGCGGAAGCCGTAG
- a CDS encoding P1 family peptidase, whose product MTRARDLGVPLPGRPGTHNALTDVPGVEVGYTTLAEGESVRTGVTAILPRGRADFAVPCAAGTFSLNGNGEMTGTAWLAETGSLSLPVLITNTHAVGPCHRGVIDWVVRERPDVAAEWLLPVVAETWDGYLNDINAPTIHSGHAIAALDAARGGPVAEGSVGGGTGMTCYGFKGGTGTASRLVAHGADEYTVGALVQANFGSRRELTIAGSPVGLSLTADNPMEDWAAAPSGAGSVIVVVGTDAPLLPGQCTALARRVPLGLARTGTTGSHFSGDLFLAFSTANPGALTSTFPRTAEAEYESLRFVPWGRIDPFFEAVVQVVEEAVLNALAAGRETAGHRGRRVPGVPATAWPR is encoded by the coding sequence ATGACCCGCGCCCGCGACCTGGGTGTCCCGCTGCCCGGCCGGCCCGGCACGCACAACGCGCTCACCGACGTCCCCGGCGTCGAAGTCGGCTACACGACGCTGGCCGAGGGCGAGTCGGTGCGCACCGGCGTCACCGCGATCCTGCCCCGCGGCCGCGCGGATTTCGCCGTGCCGTGCGCCGCGGGGACCTTTTCGCTCAACGGCAACGGCGAGATGACCGGGACCGCGTGGCTGGCCGAAACCGGGTCGCTGAGCCTGCCGGTGCTGATCACCAACACCCACGCCGTCGGGCCGTGCCACCGCGGCGTGATCGACTGGGTGGTGCGCGAACGGCCCGACGTCGCGGCGGAGTGGCTGCTGCCGGTGGTCGCCGAGACCTGGGACGGCTACCTCAACGACATCAACGCCCCCACCATCCACAGTGGACACGCGATCGCGGCGCTCGACGCCGCGCGCGGCGGCCCGGTCGCGGAGGGCTCGGTCGGCGGCGGCACGGGCATGACCTGCTACGGCTTCAAAGGCGGCACCGGCACGGCGTCCCGGCTGGTCGCCCACGGCGCGGACGAGTACACCGTCGGCGCGCTGGTGCAGGCCAACTTCGGCAGCCGCCGCGAGCTCACGATCGCCGGCTCGCCGGTGGGGCTCTCGCTGACGGCCGACAACCCGATGGAGGACTGGGCGGCGGCGCCGTCCGGCGCCGGCTCGGTGATCGTCGTGGTCGGGACGGACGCGCCGCTGCTGCCGGGCCAGTGCACGGCGCTCGCCCGCCGCGTCCCGCTGGGCCTGGCCCGCACCGGCACGACCGGCTCGCATTTTTCCGGCGACCTGTTCCTGGCCTTCAGCACGGCGAACCCGGGCGCGCTCACCAGCACGTTCCCGCGCACGGCCGAGGCGGAGTACGAGAGCCTGCGGTTCGTGCCGTGGGGCCGGATCGACCCGTTCTTCGAAGCGGTGGTGCAGGTGGTCGAGGAAGCGGTGCTCAACGCGCTGGCGGCCGGCCGCGAGACGGCAGGCCACCGCGGCCGCCGGGTACCCGGGGTGCCGGCCACCGCGTGGCCGCGCTGA
- a CDS encoding thymidylate synthase has protein sequence MPDTQYEDLLRHVLGTGARKADRTGTGTRSVFGHQLRYRLADGFPLITTKKVHFRSIAYELLWFLRGDSNVRWLQDHGVTIWDEWAGPDGDLGPVYGVQWRSWPTPDGGHVDQIAEVLRTLRENPDSRRIVVSAWNVADIPRMALPPCHAFFQFYVAGGELSCQLYQRSADLFLGVPFNIASYALLTHMIAEQAGLGVGDFVWTGGDCHIYDNHVDQVRTQLARDARPFPTLSLKPADSLFDYTYEHIALDGYDPHPGIKAPVAV, from the coding sequence ATGCCCGACACGCAGTACGAAGACCTGCTCCGCCACGTTCTCGGCACCGGCGCCCGCAAGGCGGACCGCACCGGCACGGGCACGCGGTCGGTCTTCGGGCACCAGCTGCGCTACCGGCTGGCCGACGGCTTCCCGCTGATCACCACGAAGAAGGTCCACTTCCGCTCGATCGCCTACGAGCTGCTGTGGTTCCTGCGCGGCGACTCGAACGTGCGGTGGCTGCAGGACCACGGCGTGACGATCTGGGACGAGTGGGCCGGCCCGGACGGCGACCTCGGCCCGGTCTACGGCGTCCAGTGGCGCTCGTGGCCGACCCCGGACGGCGGGCACGTCGACCAGATCGCCGAGGTGCTGCGCACGCTGCGGGAAAACCCGGACTCGCGGCGGATCGTCGTGTCGGCGTGGAACGTCGCGGACATCCCGCGGATGGCGCTGCCGCCGTGCCACGCGTTCTTCCAGTTCTACGTCGCCGGCGGGGAGCTGTCCTGCCAGCTGTACCAGCGCAGCGCCGACCTGTTCCTGGGCGTGCCGTTCAACATCGCCAGCTACGCGCTGCTGACGCACATGATCGCCGAGCAGGCCGGCCTCGGCGTGGGCGACTTCGTCTGGACCGGCGGCGACTGCCACATCTACGACAACCACGTCGACCAGGTCCGCACCCAGCTCGCCCGCGACGCACGGCCTTTCCCGACGCTGAGCCTGAAGCCGGCGGACAGCCTGTTCGACTACACCTACGAGCACATCGCGCTGGACGGCTACGACCCGCATCCCGGCATCAAGGCCCCGGTGGCGGTGTGA
- a CDS encoding GAF domain-containing protein, which produces MDEGVCAVRPGIDVAGHARLLAGVHDAVLAGRPPRVAPRRLVERSWRRVAAQGVDPDRPPAPDPVGAAEVERRRTTCRLHEVLPELRGALTSVAEDAHHLMVVTDADGVVLWREGARRVRHRADSLGFTEGAIWSEPAIGSNAIGTALAEAAPVQMFAAEHFVRSHHTWTCTAYPVHDPRTGDLLGIVDVSGPAETVHPMTVALVGTAVRLAETVLRQRHEARLEALRQLSGSLLAGVGGAGLVVDDHGWVAAQSGVCGIDRVAAPRHGVPVAVRGIGACEPEPVPGGWLLRPSHRETLRLTLDLDPPRAIVEGSARWTHPLGRRQAELLRLIAAAGPAGVPAAQLSETLYGDRTHLVTVRAELSRLRKLVGGLLLGRPYRIAPGVEVVLMQP; this is translated from the coding sequence GTGGACGAAGGAGTCTGCGCGGTCCGGCCCGGCATCGACGTCGCCGGGCATGCCCGGCTGCTCGCCGGCGTCCACGACGCCGTTCTCGCCGGGCGGCCGCCACGCGTTGCTCCGCGCCGGCTCGTCGAACGCTCCTGGCGGCGGGTTGCCGCGCAGGGCGTCGATCCCGATCGGCCGCCCGCGCCCGATCCCGTCGGTGCCGCCGAGGTCGAACGGCGGCGGACCACCTGCCGGCTCCACGAAGTCCTGCCCGAACTCCGGGGCGCGCTGACCTCCGTCGCCGAGGACGCGCACCACCTCATGGTCGTCACCGATGCCGACGGCGTCGTCCTCTGGCGGGAAGGGGCGCGCCGCGTGCGGCACCGCGCCGACTCGCTCGGGTTCACCGAGGGCGCCATCTGGTCGGAGCCGGCCATCGGCAGCAACGCGATCGGCACGGCGCTGGCCGAGGCCGCTCCCGTCCAGATGTTCGCCGCCGAGCACTTCGTGCGCTCGCACCACACCTGGACGTGCACCGCCTACCCCGTGCACGACCCGCGGACCGGCGACCTGCTCGGCATCGTCGACGTCAGCGGCCCGGCCGAGACCGTCCACCCGATGACCGTCGCCCTGGTCGGCACGGCCGTGCGGCTCGCCGAGACCGTCCTGCGCCAGCGCCACGAAGCCCGGCTCGAAGCCCTCCGGCAGCTCTCCGGCTCGCTGCTCGCCGGCGTCGGCGGGGCCGGGCTCGTCGTCGACGACCACGGCTGGGTCGCCGCCCAGAGCGGGGTCTGCGGGATCGACCGCGTCGCCGCGCCCCGGCACGGCGTCCCCGTCGCGGTCCGCGGCATCGGGGCGTGCGAACCGGAACCGGTGCCCGGCGGCTGGCTGCTGCGGCCCAGCCACCGCGAGACCCTGAGGCTGACCCTCGACCTGGACCCGCCGCGCGCGATCGTCGAAGGCTCCGCCCGGTGGACGCACCCGCTCGGCCGCCGGCAGGCGGAGCTGCTGCGGCTGATCGCGGCCGCCGGACCGGCCGGGGTACCGGCCGCGCAGCTGTCGGAGACCCTCTACGGCGACCGCACGCACCTGGTCACCGTGCGCGCGGAGCTCTCGCGGCTGCGCAAGCTCGTCGGCGGGCTGCTGCTGGGCCGCCCGTACCGGATCGCGCCCGGCGTCGAGGTCGTGCTGATGCAACCTTAG
- a CDS encoding FAD-dependent oxidoreductase has translation MAFAITQTCCADASCVSVCPVNCIHPTPDEPDFGRTEMLYIDPGTCIDCGACADACPVDAIFPAGDLTGPLRAYEEINAQYYADRDVLTEAAVAPNFHRWAPPEFKRVLPSDFAPLDVAVVGTGPAGMYAVEDLLLHTNARVTLIDRLPVPGGLIRYGVAPDHPSTKKIGETFARFHDHPRLRLRLGVAAGPELAGRHDAVIYAVGATEARRLGVPGEDLPGSLPAASVVGWYNGHPDIAPDAVDLSAERVVVVGTGNVALDIARILTAEPDALAGTPIAPAALARLRSGEVREVVLLARRGPSEAAYTRPELLALAARGNVVVDAHDPRVAAAIDAASPEDKAALLRGIPRETVDWSAPPPDGVRRIVLRFHSAPVAFTGDTEVRGVRVTGPDGEVEIGAGRVVRAAGFRGAPVPGLPFDEATGTVPNVAGRVEAGTYVAGWIKRGPSGGIGANKACARETVGALLADAVAGRLRTRGPRRRPAKLLRRG, from the coding sequence ATGGCCTTCGCGATCACCCAGACCTGCTGCGCCGACGCGTCGTGCGTGTCGGTCTGCCCGGTCAACTGCATCCACCCGACGCCGGACGAGCCGGACTTCGGGCGCACGGAAATGCTCTACATCGACCCGGGCACCTGCATCGACTGCGGCGCCTGCGCCGACGCGTGCCCGGTCGACGCGATCTTCCCGGCCGGCGACCTGACCGGGCCGCTGCGCGCCTACGAGGAGATCAACGCGCAGTACTACGCGGACCGGGACGTCCTCACCGAGGCGGCCGTGGCCCCCAACTTCCACCGGTGGGCGCCGCCGGAGTTCAAGCGGGTCCTGCCGAGCGACTTCGCGCCGCTGGACGTCGCGGTCGTCGGGACGGGTCCGGCGGGCATGTACGCCGTCGAAGACCTGCTGCTGCACACGAACGCCCGCGTCACGCTGATCGACCGGCTGCCGGTGCCCGGCGGCCTGATCCGCTACGGCGTCGCGCCCGACCACCCGTCGACGAAGAAGATCGGCGAGACGTTCGCGCGGTTCCACGACCACCCGCGGCTGCGGCTGCGGCTCGGCGTTGCGGCCGGGCCCGAACTGGCCGGCCGGCACGACGCGGTGATCTACGCGGTCGGGGCGACGGAGGCCCGGCGGCTCGGCGTGCCGGGGGAGGACCTCCCCGGCAGCCTCCCGGCGGCTTCGGTCGTGGGCTGGTACAACGGCCACCCGGACATCGCACCGGACGCCGTCGACCTCTCGGCCGAGCGGGTGGTCGTGGTGGGAACCGGGAACGTGGCCCTCGACATCGCGCGGATCCTGACCGCCGAGCCGGACGCCTTGGCCGGCACACCGATCGCGCCCGCCGCCCTGGCCCGGCTGCGGTCGGGCGAGGTGCGCGAGGTCGTGCTGCTGGCCCGCCGCGGCCCGTCGGAAGCGGCGTACACGCGTCCCGAACTGCTCGCACTGGCCGCCCGCGGCAACGTCGTCGTGGACGCGCACGACCCCAGGGTCGCCGCGGCCATCGACGCCGCCTCGCCCGAGGACAAGGCCGCGCTGCTGCGGGGAATTCCGCGGGAGACCGTGGACTGGTCGGCGCCGCCGCCGGACGGCGTGCGCCGGATCGTGCTGCGGTTCCACTCGGCCCCGGTCGCCTTCACCGGCGACACCGAGGTCCGCGGCGTCCGGGTGACCGGCCCGGACGGCGAGGTGGAGATCGGCGCCGGCCGGGTCGTGCGCGCGGCGGGCTTCCGCGGCGCGCCGGTGCCGGGCCTGCCGTTCGACGAGGCGACCGGGACCGTGCCGAACGTGGCCGGCCGCGTCGAGGCGGGAACCTACGTGGCGGGCTGGATCAAGCGCGGCCCGTCGGGTGGGATCGGGGCGAACAAGGCGTGCGCCCGCGAAACGGTCGGCGCGCTGCTGGCGGACGCCGTGGCCGGCCGGCTGCGGACCCGCGGGCCGCGGCGGAGGCCGGCGAAGCTGCTCCGCCGCGGCTGA
- a CDS encoding dihydrofolate reductase produces the protein MIGLVWAQSANGVIGRDGTLPWHLPEDLKHFRTLTAGATVLMGRRTWESLPPRFRPLPGRRNIVLSRTPQDGVATFAELPRALAEVSGDGWVIGGAAVYRAALPFADRIVVTEIRETFEGDTRAPEIGREPDAVGAWQESSTGLHYRFLTWGPA, from the coding sequence GTGATCGGGCTGGTCTGGGCCCAGTCGGCGAACGGCGTCATCGGCCGCGACGGCACGCTCCCGTGGCACCTGCCGGAGGACCTGAAGCACTTCCGCACGCTGACCGCGGGCGCGACGGTCCTGATGGGCCGCCGCACGTGGGAGTCGCTGCCGCCGCGGTTCCGCCCGCTGCCGGGCCGGCGCAACATCGTGCTGTCGCGGACGCCGCAGGACGGCGTGGCGACGTTTGCGGAGCTGCCGCGGGCGCTCGCGGAGGTTTCGGGCGACGGCTGGGTGATCGGCGGCGCGGCGGTCTACCGGGCGGCGCTGCCTTTCGCGGACCGGATCGTGGTGACCGAGATCCGCGAGACGTTCGAGGGCGACACGCGGGCGCCGGAGATCGGCCGCGAGCCGGACGCCGTGGGGGCGTGGCAGGAGTCGTCGACCGGGCTGCATTACCGGTTCCTGACGTGGGGGCCCGCCTGA
- a CDS encoding TetR/AcrR family transcriptional regulator: MARPSRAPERRAELIAVARRAVVERGVLNLRLRDIADGAGLSSGSVLYYFPTLTDLLQEVQQEAVERFCTQREQAARHGDPAQRLVATIRSGLPTGPGDELCVLLYELGTIARRDPAYAARHIALYERQVRVYTGILEAGAATGEFALTADAVAIARNLVALEDGYGLHLTQAVPTLDRATAEAMLLSYARTATACALEDPS, from the coding sequence TGATCGCGGTGGCGCGCCGGGCCGTCGTCGAGCGCGGGGTGCTCAACCTGCGGCTGCGCGACATCGCCGACGGCGCGGGCCTGTCTTCGGGCTCGGTGCTCTACTACTTCCCCACTCTCACCGACCTGCTGCAGGAGGTGCAGCAGGAGGCCGTCGAGCGGTTCTGCACCCAGCGCGAACAGGCGGCGCGGCACGGGGATCCGGCGCAGCGGCTGGTCGCCACGATCCGCAGCGGCCTGCCCACCGGCCCCGGCGACGAACTGTGCGTGCTGCTCTACGAGCTCGGCACGATCGCCCGGCGCGACCCCGCGTACGCCGCCCGGCACATCGCGCTGTACGAGCGGCAGGTGCGCGTCTACACCGGAATCCTCGAAGCCGGCGCCGCCACCGGCGAGTTCGCCCTCACCGCCGACGCCGTGGCGATCGCGCGCAACCTCGTCGCGCTCGAAGACGGCTACGGCCTGCACCTCACCCAGGCCGTGCCGACGCTAGACCGCGCCACCGCCGAAGCGATGCTGCTGTCCTACGCCCGCACCGCCACCGCCTGCGCACTGGAGGATCCGTCATGA
- a CDS encoding AurF N-oxygenase family protein, translating into MTSVSEREAAAVGSSDRETTARRLLDSSEQLSYDPVKEVDWETPLDTGFHGASPEWSTLYGTSYWAEMTPEQQRELTRQEAASVASTGIWFEMILQQMVLRDFYAKDPTDPAFQWALTEIADECRHSIMFARGAAKLRAPAYRPRRFVVELGRIFKATATGEAAYAAILVAEEVLDVMQRDWMRDERVVPFVRTINNIHVVEESRHMKFAREETRERLEGAGWLRRQINGLVVAIASYFIVTSMVNAKVYENAGLDGKRARREAKANEHHKSMLRSSCSGLMEFLHSAGLLTKPALWFYKRADLI; encoded by the coding sequence ATGACCAGCGTCAGCGAACGTGAAGCGGCGGCTGTGGGGTCTTCGGACCGCGAGACCACGGCGCGCCGGCTGCTGGACTCGTCGGAGCAGCTCTCGTACGACCCCGTCAAGGAGGTCGACTGGGAGACGCCGCTGGACACGGGCTTCCACGGCGCCAGCCCCGAGTGGAGCACGCTCTACGGCACGTCCTACTGGGCCGAGATGACGCCGGAGCAGCAGCGCGAGCTGACCCGCCAGGAGGCGGCGTCGGTGGCCAGCACCGGGATCTGGTTCGAGATGATCCTGCAGCAGATGGTGCTGCGCGACTTCTACGCCAAGGACCCGACCGACCCGGCCTTCCAGTGGGCGCTGACGGAGATCGCCGACGAGTGCCGTCACTCGATCATGTTCGCCCGCGGCGCCGCCAAGCTGCGCGCGCCCGCCTACCGGCCGCGCCGGTTCGTCGTCGAGCTGGGCCGGATCTTCAAGGCCACCGCGACCGGGGAGGCCGCCTACGCGGCGATCCTCGTCGCCGAAGAGGTCCTCGACGTCATGCAGCGCGACTGGATGCGCGACGAGCGGGTCGTCCCGTTCGTGCGCACCATCAACAACATCCACGTCGTCGAAGAGTCGCGGCACATGAAGTTCGCCCGCGAAGAGACCCGCGAGCGGCTCGAAGGCGCCGGGTGGCTGCGCCGCCAGATCAACGGCCTGGTCGTCGCGATCGCGTCGTACTTCATCGTGACCAGCATGGTGAACGCCAAGGTCTACGAGAACGCCGGGCTCGACGGCAAGCGCGCGCGGCGCGAGGCGAAGGCCAACGAGCACCACAAGTCGATGCTGCGCTCGAGCTGCTCCGGGCTGATGGAGTTCCTGCACTCCGCCGGGCTGCTGACCAAGCCGGCGCTGTGGTTCTACAAGCGCGCCGACCTCATCTGA
- a CDS encoding VOC family protein has protein sequence MTLPRFHLAMPVDDLAAARRFYGEVLGLDQGRSADTWVDWNLHGHQFVTHLAPAGPRQVHNPVDGHDVPVPHFGLILTIEQFHELADRLRAAGTKFVIEPYVRFAGEPGEQWTMFLLDPAGNALEFKAFADDSQVFAA, from the coding sequence ATGACGCTCCCCCGCTTCCACCTCGCCATGCCGGTCGACGACCTGGCCGCCGCCCGCCGGTTCTACGGCGAGGTGCTGGGCCTCGACCAGGGCCGCAGCGCCGACACGTGGGTCGACTGGAACCTGCACGGCCACCAGTTCGTGACGCACCTGGCGCCGGCCGGGCCGCGGCAGGTCCACAACCCCGTCGACGGCCACGACGTGCCGGTCCCCCACTTCGGCCTCATCCTCACGATCGAGCAGTTCCACGAGCTCGCCGACCGGCTGCGGGCCGCGGGCACGAAGTTCGTCATCGAGCCGTACGTCCGCTTCGCCGGCGAGCCCGGGGAGCAGTGGACGATGTTCCTGCTCGATCCGGCCGGGAACGCCCTGGAGTTCAAGGCCTTCGCCGACGACTCGCAGGTCTTCGCCGCCTAG